A single region of the Bacillus sp. DX3.1 genome encodes:
- a CDS encoding oxidoreductase: MEKENIVYNRVWFITGASKGFGRALVEAALEQGDMVVATARKPEILAQSFQDNNHLLILPLDVTNSYQIQESVEKAIGKFGHIDILVNNAGYGLLGAVEEANPEEVKQVFSTNVFGLHAVTQAVLPHLRSQRSGHIINISSVGGFSGSIGWGIYNSTKFAVEGLSEALSLEVKPLGIHVTIVEPGMFRTDFLASSMRSVNTVIKDYTNTSGQTRETANESNGNQPGDPKKAASAILKVVAADDPPLRLVLGPDSLKRIKTKLEQVKTDLNNWQTVTLSTNIEDEQIG, encoded by the coding sequence TTGGAAAAGGAAAACATTGTATATAATAGGGTCTGGTTCATTACTGGAGCTTCAAAAGGATTTGGACGTGCATTAGTTGAGGCAGCACTTGAACAAGGTGATATGGTAGTAGCTACAGCACGTAAACCAGAAATTTTAGCACAATCTTTTCAAGATAATAATCATTTATTAATCCTGCCTTTAGACGTAACGAATTCTTATCAAATCCAAGAATCAGTCGAAAAAGCCATTGGAAAATTTGGGCATATTGATATTTTAGTCAATAATGCCGGGTATGGACTGTTAGGCGCAGTGGAAGAAGCGAACCCAGAGGAAGTAAAACAAGTATTTTCTACTAATGTTTTTGGTTTGCATGCTGTAACACAAGCTGTCTTACCCCATCTTCGATCCCAAAGGTCCGGTCATATTATCAATATCTCTTCAGTTGGTGGATTTTCAGGTTCTATAGGATGGGGAATCTATAATTCCACTAAATTTGCAGTGGAAGGATTATCGGAAGCGTTATCGTTAGAAGTGAAACCTTTAGGTATTCACGTTACCATTGTCGAACCAGGAATGTTTCGTACTGATTTTCTTGCAAGTTCTATGCGTTCTGTTAATACAGTTATTAAAGATTATACAAATACTTCAGGACAAACACGAGAAACGGCTAATGAAAGTAACGGTAATCAGCCTGGTGATCCTAAAAAGGCAGCTTCAGCTATCTTGAAGGTTGTTGCAGCTGATGATCCACCACTAAGACTTGTTTTGGGGCCTGATTCCCTAAAGCGAATAAAAACAAAACTTGAACAAGTCAAAACAGATTTAAATAATTGGCAAACTGTCACATTAAGCACAAATATAGAGGATGAACAAATTGGTTAA